A single genomic interval of Bacillus sp. es.036 harbors:
- a CDS encoding YbjQ family protein gives MIIVTTDQVANKNIKEVIGYVRGSTVQSKHVGKDILASFRTIVGGEITEYTEMMTEARQRAIARMVKDAESKGANAIVAFRLQSSAVMASASEIIAYGTAVILE, from the coding sequence ATGATAATCGTAACTACTGATCAAGTCGCAAATAAAAATATTAAGGAAGTGATTGGTTATGTTAGAGGAAGCACTGTTCAGTCTAAGCACGTAGGGAAGGACATTCTTGCGAGTTTTCGGACAATTGTTGGTGGTGAAATTACTGAGTATACCGAAATGATGACAGAAGCTAGACAGAGAGCAATTGCGAGAATGGTAAAGGATGCAGAAAGTAAGGGTGCTAATGCAATCGTTGCTTTTCGGTTACAGTCTTCAGCCGTTATGGCGAGTGCATCAGAAATCATTGCCTACGGTACGGCTGTCATTCTAGAGTAG
- a CDS encoding Spx/MgsR family RNA polymerase-binding regulatory protein: MEDKLLFYTYPSCTSCRKTKAWLKENGVDFEERHLFKDTPSIDELKEIITLSTDGIEEILARRSTSFKKLNVEIDDLTLTEMLELMHNEPKLLRRPIVTNGKKLIVGYNKSGLQNLKQRKKKLAVVS; the protein is encoded by the coding sequence TTGGAAGATAAATTATTGTTTTATACTTATCCAAGTTGCACATCTTGTAGAAAAACAAAAGCATGGTTAAAAGAAAATGGTGTTGATTTTGAAGAGCGTCATTTATTTAAAGATACACCTTCAATTGATGAATTAAAAGAAATCATTACCTTATCTACAGATGGTATTGAAGAAATTCTTGCAAGAAGGAGTACTTCATTCAAGAAGCTAAATGTTGAAATTGATGATCTTACCCTTACTGAAATGCTTGAACTAATGCATAATGAACCAAAGCTTCTAAGACGGCCTATCGTGACTAACGGAAAGAAATTAATTGTAGGTTACAATAAGTCGGGTTTGCAAAATTTAAAACAACGTAAAAAGAAGCTTGCTGTCGTTTCTTAA
- a CDS encoding DUF2626 domain-containing protein, which translates to MPRMYRVLAFWTGIFSLMGFVGEMPVLGLLFLGQAGMFLALSYLNLTERTYLYIFGVYLTLFMVGFSYWSVFMMTPGSGGH; encoded by the coding sequence ATGCCTAGAATGTACCGAGTTTTAGCTTTCTGGACCGGCATTTTCTCACTCATGGGTTTTGTTGGTGAGATGCCAGTATTAGGATTGCTGTTCCTTGGCCAGGCCGGCATGTTTTTAGCGTTAAGTTATCTAAACTTAACAGAACGTACTTATTTGTATATTTTCGGTGTATACTTAACTTTGTTTATGGTCGGTTTTTCCTACTGGTCAGTGTTCATGATGACGCCTGGATCAGGCGGACATTAA
- a CDS encoding SAM-dependent methyltransferase, translating to MSLYHQKYGYYQKNAPKTGERGDFITSTSIGDVFSRVMARVLIKEIQKNEYAPVIVDAGSGDGNFISSFLDEVKTVDYKFYEKLTYFVLESSPYHQQLIAERTKHHNVLIYPSLSTIKKELPKLNGILFSNELLDAFPVRVIEKQRELVEVCIGLNDYDCFEEVYIPCTDPEILNWLACHELQVSDGQRIEIPLAMGEWLNEVGSWLSHGKVFTVDYGYTNEEWETPGRREGSLRGYQNHQFIENVLQFPGEMDITTHVHVDAIRNIGLSHGIQWVDCLPQGQFLLKEGLLQFLQQTTPDNPFSREHKQNRAVRWLAQSNQFLVMIQEKRPKKDDA from the coding sequence TTGTCTCTTTATCATCAAAAGTATGGGTATTATCAGAAGAATGCACCAAAGACGGGGGAAAGAGGTGATTTCATTACCTCAACAAGTATAGGTGACGTTTTTTCTCGCGTAATGGCCCGAGTGCTTATAAAAGAAATACAAAAGAACGAGTATGCACCGGTTATTGTCGATGCGGGTTCAGGTGATGGTAACTTCATTTCTTCCTTTCTTGATGAAGTAAAAACGGTGGACTATAAGTTTTATGAAAAGTTAACTTATTTTGTACTGGAATCTAGTCCTTATCATCAGCAATTAATTGCTGAGCGCACAAAGCATCATAACGTGCTGATTTATCCTTCACTTTCTACAATTAAGAAAGAGCTGCCGAAGTTAAATGGCATTCTATTCTCAAATGAATTGCTCGATGCGTTTCCTGTACGTGTTATTGAAAAACAACGTGAACTTGTTGAAGTCTGTATTGGTTTGAATGATTATGATTGTTTTGAAGAGGTGTACATTCCCTGTACAGACCCGGAGATTCTGAACTGGTTAGCGTGTCACGAACTTCAGGTTAGTGATGGACAACGGATCGAAATTCCGCTTGCCATGGGAGAATGGTTGAATGAGGTAGGAAGTTGGCTATCTCATGGAAAAGTCTTTACGGTAGATTATGGATATACAAATGAGGAATGGGAAACCCCTGGAAGAAGAGAAGGCAGTCTTAGGGGATACCAAAATCATCAGTTCATAGAAAATGTTTTACAGTTCCCTGGGGAAATGGATATCACAACTCATGTTCATGTTGACGCTATTCGAAACATTGGTCTAAGTCATGGGATCCAGTGGGTGGATTGTCTCCCACAAGGACAATTTCTTTTAAAAGAGGGTTTGCTTCAATTTCTTCAGCAAACGACTCCGGATAACCCTTTTTCTAGAGAACATAAACAAAATCGAGCAGTAAGGTGGCTTGCTCAGTCGAATCAATTTTTAGTAATGATTCAAGAAAAGCGCCCAAAAAAAGACGATGCGTAA
- a CDS encoding MBL fold metallo-hydrolase → MEWKQMAVGPVQANAALIWNENKEALLIDPGAEGGRIKRKIEKHELKPLAILLTHAHFDHIGAVDLLRETYQVPVYLHAYESNWLSDPSLNGSKLFPVVDNISGKPADHLIEGEGDMTIGSFNFTVLETPGHSPGSVSFYFQDANIVFSGDALFAGSIGRTDLPGGNQKQLLKSIHNRLLVLPEHTIVASGHGAATTIETEMTENPFLNGFSL, encoded by the coding sequence ATGGAATGGAAACAAATGGCTGTTGGTCCTGTACAAGCAAATGCAGCACTCATATGGAATGAAAATAAAGAAGCTCTTCTTATAGATCCAGGAGCTGAGGGAGGACGAATCAAGAGAAAGATCGAAAAGCATGAGTTAAAACCATTGGCTATTCTTTTAACTCATGCTCATTTTGATCATATCGGTGCCGTTGATTTACTAAGAGAGACTTATCAAGTTCCAGTCTATTTGCATGCGTATGAATCAAATTGGCTTTCAGATCCTTCTTTAAATGGGTCAAAACTTTTTCCGGTTGTTGATAACATTTCTGGTAAACCCGCTGACCATCTCATTGAGGGAGAAGGAGATATGACAATCGGTTCATTTAATTTTACGGTTCTAGAGACACCAGGACACTCACCTGGCAGCGTATCGTTTTATTTCCAAGACGCGAATATCGTCTTTTCCGGTGACGCTCTGTTTGCTGGAAGTATAGGAAGAACAGATCTTCCAGGCGGGAATCAAAAACAATTGCTTAAGAGCATACATAATCGCCTACTTGTGCTACCTGAACATACGATCGTAGCATCTGGACATGGAGCTGCTACAACTATTGAAACTGAGATGACTGAAAATCCATTTCTAAATGGCTTTTCTTTATAG
- a CDS encoding DUF2759 domain-containing protein, with product MGLAIIFAIVTLFCVWGVFRSLREKNFMGLAFAGLTVLVFGAFTVATMIDILFGSGGGGGH from the coding sequence ATGGGATTAGCAATTATTTTTGCAATCGTTACTTTATTTTGCGTATGGGGTGTTTTTCGTTCCCTTCGTGAAAAGAACTTTATGGGCCTTGCCTTTGCAGGATTAACAGTGCTTGTATTCGGCGCCTTTACTGTTGCTACAATGATCGATATTCTTTTCGGATCTGGTGGCGGCGGAGGCCACTAA
- a CDS encoding MTH1187 family thiamine-binding protein, with protein MAIVDVTVIPIGTETPSVSKYVADVQEVLESFSDRITYRLTPMSTLIEGDISDLLDVVKAIHEAPFQAGIERVATNLRIDDRRDKKVKMEDKLESVKRHLK; from the coding sequence ATGGCAATTGTAGATGTTACAGTGATTCCAATTGGAACGGAAACACCAAGTGTTAGTAAGTATGTAGCGGATGTACAGGAGGTTCTAGAATCGTTTTCTGATCGGATTACATATCGTTTAACACCTATGAGTACTCTTATTGAAGGAGATATTTCTGATCTCCTAGATGTTGTTAAAGCGATTCATGAAGCGCCCTTTCAAGCAGGTATTGAGCGTGTAGCCACCAATCTACGAATCGATGATCGTCGTGATAAAAAGGTGAAAATGGAAGATAAACTCGAATCAGTTAAAAGACATTTAAAATAA
- a CDS encoding ABC transporter permease, producing the protein MTNISNLSLLTMILFVMIPVSLSYLFSLGIGKSAIWSSIRGVVQLFFIGYVLTFLFSIPDWQGVGLWVAVMLVIASLQASKRGKGIPYAFLLSFSSLILIEVFVLSLWIVFDIIPFRSEQVIPMSGMIIGNSMVATGLAFERMKNEFHDSKGEILAALSLGANASQASQMIIRKTIRAAMIPNVDGLKTIGLVQLPGMMTGLILGGASPIEAIRYQIVISISIFSSVSICAMIISLVTYRFFFNRKMQLLEEKGGKK; encoded by the coding sequence ATGACGAACATATCGAACCTTTCATTGCTTACAATGATTCTATTTGTCATGATTCCTGTTTCGCTTTCTTATTTGTTTTCGCTCGGGATAGGCAAATCAGCTATATGGTCTTCTATCCGCGGCGTCGTTCAATTGTTTTTTATAGGTTATGTTCTCACATTTCTCTTTTCTATTCCAGATTGGCAGGGGGTAGGATTGTGGGTAGCTGTTATGCTAGTCATTGCTTCTCTTCAAGCATCAAAGAGAGGAAAGGGGATTCCGTACGCTTTTCTCCTGTCGTTCTCTTCGCTTATTCTTATTGAAGTGTTTGTTTTGTCATTATGGATTGTATTTGATATTATTCCTTTTCGATCTGAACAGGTTATTCCGATGAGTGGAATGATTATTGGTAATAGTATGGTGGCAACTGGTCTTGCATTTGAGAGAATGAAGAACGAGTTTCACGATAGTAAAGGAGAAATTCTTGCAGCATTATCGCTTGGAGCAAATGCTTCGCAAGCTTCTCAAATGATTATTAGAAAAACGATTCGCGCAGCGATGATTCCTAATGTGGATGGATTAAAAACGATTGGACTTGTGCAATTGCCAGGGATGATGACAGGACTAATTCTTGGTGGGGCTTCGCCAATTGAAGCCATTCGCTATCAGATCGTCATTTCGATTAGCATCTTTTCATCTGTATCCATTTGTGCGATGATTATTTCATTGGTGACGTATCGCTTTTTCTTTAATCGAAAAATGCAGTTACTTGAAGAAAAGGGAGGAAAAAAATAA
- a CDS encoding ABC transporter ATP-binding protein, with translation MNKLIEVENVSNERVTDVQFSLMEGSLTTIIGPSGAGKSSLLLLLNRLEDPDEGEIHFKGKKISDFPISELRRNIGMVFQQAHLFDGTVEDNLKFGPSLQKKWEPNDGVKLLEKVQLPEAFLTKEVENLSGGEQQRVAFARTLANNPEVLLLDEVTSALDMRTVDLMEELLHKLVNEEGKTILMITHDLKQAERLGSYTLFMNEGRVEEQGKTTELFYQPKSATLKHFLEG, from the coding sequence ATGAATAAACTAATCGAAGTAGAAAATGTATCCAATGAACGTGTAACGGATGTTCAATTTTCATTAATGGAAGGCAGTTTAACGACAATTATCGGACCCTCAGGTGCAGGGAAGAGTAGCTTATTACTTTTGTTAAATAGACTAGAAGATCCGGATGAGGGTGAAATCCACTTTAAAGGGAAAAAAATTAGCGATTTTCCTATATCGGAGCTGCGTAGAAACATTGGTATGGTGTTTCAACAGGCTCATTTATTTGATGGAACGGTTGAAGATAATTTAAAGTTTGGTCCTTCTCTTCAAAAAAAGTGGGAGCCCAATGATGGGGTTAAGTTATTGGAAAAAGTACAGTTGCCTGAAGCGTTTTTAACGAAAGAAGTAGAAAATTTATCTGGTGGCGAACAGCAGCGCGTGGCATTTGCAAGAACGCTTGCTAATAATCCTGAGGTATTGTTATTAGACGAAGTGACCAGTGCACTTGATATGCGGACAGTGGATTTGATGGAAGAATTGTTACATAAGCTCGTGAATGAAGAAGGGAAGACAATTTTGATGATTACACATGACCTTAAGCAAGCAGAAAGACTTGGTAGCTATACCCTATTTATGAATGAAGGTAGGGTTGAAGAGCAAGGAAAAACAACCGAATTGTTTTATCAACCAAAATCCGCTACGTTAAAGCACTTTCTCGAAGGATAA
- the thiD gene encoding bifunctional hydroxymethylpyrimidine kinase/phosphomethylpyrimidine kinase, whose translation MYKALTIAGSDSGGGAGIQADLKTFQERNVFGMSAITALTAQNTLGVHHVFPQTVEAVQSQLDAVLSDIGADAVKTGMLFSSEIILAVSEKIRDYNVSNLVIDPVMIAKGGASLLQNEAKLAMKEKLFPLGAVITPNLPEAAELLNCNAITSIKGMEEAAKTLHESGAKAVLIKGGHMTSNTAVDVLYLNDRFYHYESERIETKHTHGTGCTYSACIAAELAKGRPIPEAVAIAKEYITAAITHALPIGKGIGPTNHAAYRQTQTSIMKT comes from the coding sequence ATGTATAAAGCACTGACGATTGCTGGTTCAGATAGTGGTGGCGGAGCTGGGATTCAGGCTGATTTAAAAACGTTTCAAGAGCGCAACGTGTTTGGGATGAGTGCGATTACAGCACTTACAGCTCAGAACACGCTTGGCGTTCATCATGTGTTCCCACAAACGGTCGAAGCGGTGCAATCACAGCTAGATGCTGTTCTCTCAGATATTGGGGCGGACGCAGTAAAAACTGGGATGCTTTTTTCGAGTGAAATCATTCTTGCGGTTTCGGAAAAGATAAGGGACTACAATGTCTCAAATCTTGTTATTGATCCTGTGATGATCGCAAAAGGTGGGGCGTCTCTTTTGCAAAATGAAGCAAAATTGGCTATGAAAGAAAAGCTTTTTCCGCTAGGAGCTGTTATTACGCCTAATCTTCCTGAAGCAGCCGAATTGCTAAATTGTAATGCTATTACTTCTATCAAGGGTATGGAGGAGGCGGCAAAAACCCTACATGAAAGCGGTGCAAAAGCTGTTCTTATTAAAGGTGGACATATGACGAGTAATACTGCTGTGGATGTTCTGTATCTAAACGACCGCTTTTACCATTATGAATCAGAGCGTATTGAAACAAAACACACTCACGGAACTGGTTGCACGTATTCAGCTTGTATCGCAGCTGAACTTGCTAAGGGGAGGCCGATCCCCGAGGCTGTAGCTATTGCAAAAGAATATATTACGGCTGCTATAACACACGCCCTCCCAATAGGAAAAGGAATTGGGCCAACAAACCATGCTGCTTATCGACAAACACAAACTTCCATCATGAAAACTTAA
- the thiO gene encoding glycine oxidase ThiO, whose product MARITIIGGGVIGLSIAFECQRRGHNVTVVEAQQCGGQASGAAAGMLAPYSEIEEDPDDFFRLCQRSLQIFPKWQEEVKRHSDIDFEYNESGSLYCIYHEADRLSLETKQAWQRKFNVESTILSAEEVSVKEPGLSRDVVAALWCPEESHIYAPGYVAALLQACRNLGVHVIEYVGDATLDGYAVVTKQERIDSDQVVLAAGAWSMYWEKELGCTLPVYPIRGQICAYEAPPLNHIVFTSQGYLVAKANGSVVVGASEDIANFDTNVTEHGIGRLEKWSKKVMPVLEKMDPFHKWAGLRPATQDGFPLIGKLIEKPRVILATGHYRNGILLSPITAKIVADEIDQVPQQIAIGQFRPDRFQAI is encoded by the coding sequence ATGGCTAGAATCACGATTATTGGTGGCGGAGTGATCGGTTTATCCATTGCATTTGAATGTCAAAGAAGAGGACATAACGTTACTGTGGTCGAAGCGCAGCAATGTGGTGGACAGGCTTCTGGTGCAGCAGCAGGAATGCTTGCTCCATATTCTGAAATTGAAGAAGACCCTGACGATTTTTTCCGACTATGCCAAAGGAGTTTGCAGATTTTTCCTAAATGGCAAGAAGAGGTCAAACGTCATTCGGATATTGATTTTGAGTACAATGAAAGTGGTAGTCTTTATTGTATTTATCATGAAGCCGACCGTCTTTCTCTTGAAACAAAACAGGCATGGCAAAGAAAGTTTAACGTTGAATCGACGATCTTAAGCGCTGAAGAAGTAAGCGTTAAAGAACCAGGGCTCTCTAGAGATGTTGTTGCCGCTTTATGGTGTCCCGAAGAGTCTCATATTTATGCCCCTGGCTATGTGGCGGCTCTTTTACAAGCCTGCCGTAATCTAGGTGTTCATGTCATCGAATATGTGGGAGATGCAACGCTTGATGGTTATGCTGTTGTAACAAAACAGGAGCGAATTGACAGTGATCAGGTTGTTCTTGCAGCAGGGGCCTGGTCAATGTATTGGGAAAAAGAGCTTGGCTGCACATTGCCCGTATATCCGATCCGCGGACAAATCTGTGCATATGAAGCTCCACCTTTAAACCACATTGTTTTTACAAGCCAGGGGTATTTGGTAGCTAAAGCGAATGGTTCCGTTGTGGTCGGTGCCTCAGAGGATATCGCTAATTTTGATACGAACGTAACAGAACATGGGATTGGTCGTCTCGAAAAGTGGAGCAAGAAGGTGATGCCTGTTCTCGAGAAGATGGATCCATTTCATAAATGGGCCGGGTTAAGGCCGGCTACACAGGATGGTTTTCCACTTATTGGAAAGTTAATTGAGAAACCGAGGGTTATTTTGGCGACCGGACATTATCGAAATGGAATTTTACTTAGCCCAATTACGGCAAAAATCGTAGCGGATGAAATTGATCAGGTTCCCCAACAAATTGCAATTGGTCAATTTCGTCCGGATCGTTTTCAGGCTATCTAA
- a CDS encoding thiazole synthase: protein MTNKLTIAGKQLSSRLFLGTGRYPNPYVQNKAIEVSEAEVLTFAIRRVNLSAPDEDAILQHIEKPFQYLPNTSGATSAEEAIRIARLAKASGLSDWIKIEVSQDEKMLIPDPIETLKATEILANEGFIVLPYTSDDPALCYRLQEAGAAAVMPGGSPIGTGLGILNPYNIERITEKLTVPVIVDAGLGSAADVTEAMELGADGVLLNTAIAKARNPVMMAEAVKHAIQAGRLSYSAGRISKKKYATASSPIQS from the coding sequence ATGACTAACAAATTAACAATAGCTGGTAAACAATTATCATCGAGGCTTTTTCTAGGCACAGGAAGATACCCAAATCCATATGTTCAAAACAAGGCGATTGAGGTTTCCGAAGCGGAGGTTCTCACGTTCGCGATTCGAAGAGTGAATCTTTCAGCACCAGACGAAGATGCGATCCTTCAACACATCGAAAAACCATTTCAATATTTACCGAATACTTCAGGTGCAACATCAGCAGAAGAAGCGATTCGAATCGCTCGTTTAGCAAAAGCATCTGGACTAAGTGATTGGATTAAGATCGAAGTGAGCCAAGATGAAAAAATGCTCATTCCTGATCCAATCGAAACTCTAAAAGCAACAGAAATCTTAGCGAACGAAGGGTTTATTGTCTTGCCGTACACATCAGATGATCCTGCACTTTGTTATCGATTACAAGAAGCTGGTGCCGCGGCAGTGATGCCAGGTGGGTCTCCCATTGGTACAGGTCTTGGTATTTTAAATCCTTATAATATTGAACGGATTACTGAGAAGCTTACAGTGCCAGTGATCGTAGATGCTGGTCTTGGAAGTGCAGCTGATGTTACAGAGGCAATGGAACTCGGCGCAGATGGCGTGCTGTTAAATACAGCGATAGCAAAAGCGAGAAACCCAGTTATGATGGCAGAGGCTGTAAAACATGCGATTCAAGCTGGAAGGTTGTCCTATAGCGCAGGTAGAATTTCTAAAAAGAAGTATGCGACGGCGAGTAGTCCGATACAAAGCTAA
- the thiS gene encoding sulfur carrier protein ThiS: MRLQINGDEHHLDVITLKDVVKHFGLQEGLVVTEVDGTIIDRSNWKDINVQDGMKIELVHFVGGG, from the coding sequence GTGAGATTACAAATAAATGGCGATGAGCACCATCTAGACGTGATTACGTTGAAGGATGTTGTGAAGCATTTTGGTTTGCAAGAAGGTCTGGTTGTAACAGAGGTAGATGGGACAATTATTGATCGATCGAACTGGAAAGATATCAATGTACAAGATGGCATGAAAATTGAACTTGTTCACTTTGTAGGTGGAGGTTGA
- the thiE gene encoding thiamine phosphate synthase, with the protein MKQFQLYVITGEEFHPDRDLVDVMEEAIRGGADIIQLRDKTNSKKVVLEKALKLKALTKKYNIPFIVNDHIDVALAVDADGIHLGQDDLPLETARKIIGPGKIIGISTHRIEEALAAEKGGADYIGAGPIFPTNSKSDVVDPVTTEYIKEVTSEISIPFVAIGGIKLHNVSDVLRAGAKRICVISEVVGSDDVKGTCELFQQVIKSEVIEK; encoded by the coding sequence ATGAAGCAGTTTCAATTATATGTGATTACAGGAGAAGAATTTCATCCAGATCGAGATTTAGTCGACGTAATGGAGGAAGCCATACGAGGTGGAGCGGATATTATTCAGCTACGTGATAAAACAAATTCAAAAAAAGTAGTGCTTGAAAAAGCGCTAAAGTTAAAAGCATTAACAAAAAAGTACAATATACCGTTTATTGTTAATGATCATATTGATGTCGCTCTAGCTGTTGATGCAGACGGTATTCATTTAGGGCAAGATGATTTGCCTTTAGAAACGGCAAGAAAAATCATTGGACCAGGTAAAATAATCGGAATCTCAACTCATCGTATTGAAGAAGCGCTTGCTGCAGAAAAGGGAGGAGCTGATTACATCGGGGCAGGTCCAATTTTTCCGACTAACAGTAAAAGCGATGTGGTAGACCCTGTTACTACTGAATATATCAAGGAAGTGACTTCTGAAATTTCCATTCCATTTGTCGCCATTGGAGGAATTAAACTACACAATGTTTCAGACGTCTTACGTGCGGGGGCGAAACGGATTTGTGTGATCAGCGAAGTAGTAGGAAGTGACGATGTGAAAGGAACATGTGAATTATTTCAGCAAGTGATTAAAAGTGAGGTGATCGAGAAGTGA
- a CDS encoding M14 family metallopeptidase, protein MKIRVKSGDSLWKYSRVFQIPLRLILDSNNLEDPDQLMIGEQIQIPGYVTKSYTIKQGDTLWKIAGWYGAPLDGVLLLNDQNPFSLKPGEKVNIPIRVTWSLINPDQNYDYGTLVKDIRKILGVYPFIKRGLIGETVMGKPIPELVVGTGVKKVHMNGSFHANEWLTTTLIMKFIDDYAQELTSSQQLSGVYLPPLYESTSLSLVPMVNPDGVDLVINGLPEEEPYRSLANEINNGSDQFSRWKANIRGVDLNNQYPAKWEVEAERKPTKPSPRNYPGKAPLTEPEAIAIADLTRRKKFDRALAFHSQGEVIFWGFEGLEPPESEILVTEFSRLSGYLPIRYVDSFAGYKDWFIQDFRRPGFTVEIGKGENPLPVSQFNDIYQNTIGIFLSSLYM, encoded by the coding sequence ATGAAAATTAGGGTGAAAAGTGGGGACAGCCTTTGGAAATATAGTCGTGTCTTTCAAATACCGCTCCGTCTCATTTTAGATAGCAACAATCTTGAAGATCCTGATCAGTTGATGATTGGAGAACAAATACAGATCCCTGGTTATGTAACAAAAAGTTATACGATTAAACAAGGAGATACATTATGGAAAATAGCGGGTTGGTATGGTGCGCCTTTAGACGGTGTTTTATTGCTAAATGATCAAAATCCCTTTTCGCTAAAGCCGGGTGAGAAAGTGAACATCCCGATTCGTGTCACGTGGTCACTGATAAACCCCGATCAAAATTATGATTATGGGACTCTTGTTAAGGATATCCGAAAAATCCTTGGTGTTTACCCATTTATTAAAAGAGGACTAATTGGTGAGACAGTAATGGGAAAACCAATTCCGGAATTAGTGGTAGGAACTGGCGTGAAAAAAGTTCACATGAATGGCTCATTCCACGCAAATGAGTGGTTAACGACAACTTTAATCATGAAATTTATCGATGATTATGCACAAGAATTAACAAGTAGCCAGCAGCTTAGCGGTGTCTATCTCCCCCCGCTTTATGAATCCACTTCTTTGTCACTCGTTCCAATGGTCAATCCAGATGGTGTTGATCTTGTCATTAATGGTTTACCTGAAGAGGAACCCTATCGTTCTCTTGCAAATGAGATTAACAATGGGAGTGACCAATTTAGTCGTTGGAAGGCGAACATTCGAGGTGTTGATTTAAATAATCAATACCCGGCCAAATGGGAAGTAGAAGCTGAGCGTAAACCAACAAAGCCATCTCCAAGAAATTACCCGGGAAAAGCCCCGCTTACTGAACCAGAAGCAATTGCAATTGCTGATTTAACTAGAAGAAAGAAGTTTGACAGAGCGCTAGCATTCCATTCACAGGGTGAAGTGATTTTTTGGGGATTTGAAGGTCTTGAACCCCCTGAGTCGGAAATTCTTGTAACAGAATTTTCTCGCTTAAGTGGCTATCTACCCATTCGGTATGTTGATAGTTTTGCAGGTTACAAGGATTGGTTTATACAGGATTTTAGAAGACCTGGTTTCACTGTTGAAATCGGGAAAGGAGAGAATCCTTTACCAGTTAGCCAATTTAACGATATTTATCAAAATACGATAGGCATCTTTTTGTCTTCCCTATACATGTAG